The following are from one region of the Vicugna pacos chromosome 9, VicPac4, whole genome shotgun sequence genome:
- the ISOC2 gene encoding isochorismatase domain-containing protein 2 encodes MAAVWPGLGRVVPGSSILFLCDIQEKFRHTVYFPQIVSVAARMLKVARLLGVPAVLTEQYPQGLGPTVPELGAEGLQPRPKTCFSMVPVVQQELDMRPQLCSVLLCGLETQACILHTALDLLDRGLQVHVVVDACTSRSQVDRLVALSRMRQSGAFLSTSEGLILQLVGDAAHPQFKEIQKIIKDPTPDSGLLGLFNGQNPLFH; translated from the exons ATGGCAGctgtgtggcctggcctggggcgggTTGTCCCTGGATCATCCATCCTGTTCCTGTGCGACATACAGGAGAAGTTCCGCCACACCGTGTACTTCCCCCAGATCGTCTCTGTGGCTGCCCGCATGCTCAAG GTGGCCCGGCTGCTAGGTGTGCCAGCCGTGCTGACTGAACAGTACCCACAAGGCCTGGGCCCCACGGTGCCCGAGCTGGGGGCTGAGGGTCTACAGCCACGGCCCAAGACCTGCTTCAGCATGGTGCCAGTGGTGCAGCAGGAGCTGGACATGCGGCCCCAGCTGTGTTCTGTGCTCCTCTGTGGCCTGGAAACACAGGCCTGCATTTTG CACACGGCCCTGGACCTCCTGGACCGGGGTCTGCAGGTCCATGTGGTGGTGGATGCCTGCACCTCCCGCAG CCAGGTGGACCGGCTGGTGGCGCTGTCCCGGATGCGGCAGAGTGGTGCCTTCCTCTCCACCAGTGAAGGACTCATTCTGCAGCTCGTGGGTGATGCCGCCCACCCCCAGTTCAAGGAG ATCCAGAAGATCATCAAGGATCCCACCCCAGACAGCGGGCTGCTGGGCCTCTTCAATGGCCAGAACCCCCTCTTCCACTGA
- the C9H19orf85 gene encoding uncharacterized protein C19orf85 homolog gives MHPGAPAAPGISEPGPRELCAFVSGAAAHILRTLHPRRTRPPKRRPNHRRFLHNQICRQFAKIEAATQRLTMSILSQEAPPRRPPPQRPPRPPPSPFLGVACAVAPTEAPYAGPSLSLAALDASTLDLFDDIALTPECPSVPSEQSHCALPGQLDLGQDPYFCDPLVPTPHALGGAGELLALHGGWVGRWETPWGCHSQGTPEGGGTCPP, from the exons ATGCACCCTGGGGCTCCTGCAGCCCCTGGAATCTCCGAGCCAGGGCCCCGGGAGCTGTGTGCTTTTGTGAGCGGGGCAGCTGCCCACATACTGCGCACCCTGCACCCCCGTCGGACCCGGCCCCCAAAAAGGAGGCCCAACCACAGGAGGTTCCTGCACAACCAGATCTGCAG GCAGTTTGCCAAGATTGAAGCTGCCACTCAGCGCCTAACCATGTCCATCCTGTCCCAGGAGGCACCTCCCCGGAGACCACCACCCCAAAGGCCACCCCGACCACCTCCATCCCCCTTCCTGGGTGTGGCCTGTGCTGTGGCCCCCACTGAGGCACCCTATGCCGGCCCCAGCCTGAGTCTCGCTGCCCTGGATGCTTCCACCCTCGACCTCTTTGATGACATTGCACTCACCCCAGAGTGTCCCTCAGTGCCATCTGAACAGTCCCATTGTGCACTGCCAGGCCAGCTAGACTTGGGGCAGGACCCATACTTCTGTGATCCCCTGGTCCCTACCCCGCATGCCCTGGGGGGAGCAGGTGAGCTCTTGGCTCTCCATGGGGGTTGGGTGGGCAGGTGGGAGACGCCTTGGGGTTGCCATTCTCAGGGGACCCCTGAAGGCGGGGGGACCTGTCCCCCATGA